Within Saccharomonospora cyanea NA-134, the genomic segment GGTCCCCGACGACGCCGTGATCCACGTGGCCTCGGCGGCCTTGGCCTTGGCCCGCGCCCTCGCGAGCACACTCGCGCCCCTGCCGAGGTCGGTGAGGCTCGCCGAGCGGCCCTCGGCGTAGGCGGCGAGGGCGATGCGACACGCGGAGCCGGACTCGCGGGCGAACCGGGTCGCGAGTTCGGCGTTGCGGGACGCCTCGTGGTGGTGTCCGCCGCGTGCGGCCACCAACGACAGGAAGGAGTGGGCGTCGGCCCTGCAGTGGTCGGGGATGTCGGGCAGTTCCAGCAGCTCGTGGCACACCGTGGCGGCCCGGTCGTCGTCACCGAGGTCGTAGTAGGCGCAGACGAGGGTGTGCACGGCCGAACAGTGCTGTTGCGGCGTGGCGGCCAGCTCCGCGGCTCGGGCCGCGAGCCGCAATCCCTCCTCGGGCAGGCCACAGCGCAGCGCCGCGGCCGCGCCCGACGCCGCGGCGGGAGCATGGCGGGACAGCCGGGGGTCAGAAGCGCGCGCCACGGCGAGCTGCCACGGAAGCAGCCTGGGGGCCGGACGGTAGGTGGTGAGCGACCCGACCAACCCGGTCAGCTCCGCCGCCAGAGCCGGTTCCTCCGAGAAGGCCCAGCTCAGCGCGACACACACGTCGTCCTCCATCCGGCGGAGCCGCTCGAAGCTCGCGAGCTCGTCGGCGGGCGGGTGGGTCACGGCGTCGGTGACCACGTCGACACACCACAGTGCGTGCCTCTGCCTGGCCTTGTGCTCGGCCTCCGTGCCCGCGAACCACTGTGTGGCGTGCCTGCGCACGAGGTCGGGCAGCCGGTGGCGCGAGTCGGCGGTGGTGGTGAGCAGTCCCGCGCGCCCGAGACGATCGAGGGCGTCCTCCACGGTGTCGCTGCTGTCCACCACCCTCCCCGCAGCGTCAGCGGAGACGTCGCCACCGAACACCGTCAGGGCACCGAGGAGGTCACGCTGGATGCGCGTGAGCTGGGAGCACGACCACTCGACGAGGTCGTTCGGCCAGGCCGACGGCATCGTCCAGCCGTCGCCTGCGACGCCTCCGGCGAGGACCTCCAGCGTCAGCGGCAGGCAGTCCACTCGCCGCAGCACGGCCCGTCCCGCGTCGGCCTCCGCGTCGTCGCGGGGATAGTCGGCCCTCAGCCGGCGGGCCCGGTCGCGGAACAACTCCCCTGCCCTGGACAGCAACGGATCGCGCACACCGTCCCTGGCCAACGGGCCCAGCGGCAGCACCTGTTCGCCCGCGAGGCCGAGCCGCACCCGGCTCGTGACCACGACGGTGACGTCCTGACACCGGGAGCGCAGCCTGCGCACGAGCGTGCGCACGGCTGTCAGCAGATGCTCGCAGCCGTCGAGCACCAGCACGTGCCGCCGTCCGCACAGGTACTCGGCGAGCACCGTGGGAAGGTCGTCGGACGTGTCGTGGCGTCCCCGCGAGTGCATCCCCAACGCGGCGGCCAACGTGCCGTGGAGATCGACCGAGTCACACGTGGACAAACGGACGAAGGTGGTAGGAACCTCCGTCGCGGACAGTGCTTCCAGCGTGAGGCGGGTCTTGCCGCATCCGGCGGGTCCCGTCACGGTGACGAACCGGTCGCGGTGGATCATCGTGGACAGCCGGGCCAGCTCGTGTCCACGGCCGACGAACGTCGTGTCGACGCGATCGGCCGCGACAGCATCCGCCGAAGCGGGCTCCCGCCCGGTGACGGCGCGGTA encodes:
- a CDS encoding AfsR/SARP family transcriptional regulator; the protein is MRVVASALVAEANRAVPTDTLVRLVWAPHELPANPLDSLETRISRLRTLLAPEADLSWAAGGCVLTVEPELVDAVCFERMVEAARWCTPREAISTLERALSLWRGDPLPDLRRDGVDHPACVRLRQLRARAVEDLAACELEVGSVEDAAGRLLALLSAEPLRERACGHAMWALHRLGMTSDAVACYDQLVERLEDELGEGPSTELRETYRAVTGREPASADAVAADRVDTTFVGRGHELARLSTMIHRDRFVTVTGPAGCGKTRLTLEALSATEVPTTFVRLSTCDSVDLHGTLAAALGMHSRGRHDTSDDLPTVLAEYLCGRRHVLVLDGCEHLLTAVRTLVRRLRSRCQDVTVVVTSRVRLGLAGEQVLPLGPLARDGVRDPLLSRAGELFRDRARRLRADYPRDDAEADAGRAVLRRVDCLPLTLEVLAGGVAGDGWTMPSAWPNDLVEWSCSQLTRIQRDLLGALTVFGGDVSADAAGRVVDSSDTVEDALDRLGRAGLLTTTADSRHRLPDLVRRHATQWFAGTEAEHKARQRHALWCVDVVTDAVTHPPADELASFERLRRMEDDVCVALSWAFSEEPALAAELTGLVGSLTTYRPAPRLLPWQLAVARASDPRLSRHAPAAASGAAAALRCGLPEEGLRLAARAAELAATPQQHCSAVHTLVCAYYDLGDDDRAATVCHELLELPDIPDHCRADAHSFLSLVAARGGHHHEASRNAELATRFARESGSACRIALAAYAEGRSASLTDLGRGASVLARARAKAKAAEATWITASSGTALADALLTLGRVPEAAKLLQLTLDDWHRMRAPRQLRACVDVGLRCVASAGGKAAAEALARAQAERSTSENLALARTARAVAKALAGTFGAAHP